The following coding sequences lie in one Megalodesulfovibrio gigas DSM 1382 = ATCC 19364 genomic window:
- a CDS encoding lipoprotein-releasing ABC transporter permease subunit, translated as MSYELFIALRYLRVRPKQSFISVISLVAMIGVALGVGSLIVVMGVMNGFSTELRDKMLGINAHAVVLSTEGRIPDYKEAQRLLGEMPGVVASTPFVYAELMMSSPHGVKGVVLRAVDPESAASVLTLDKDIRQGGKLASLQAQWQGRPGVLLGRELADRLRVTVGSQVNLLSPTGRRSAAGYAPKVMIFQVAGIFKTGMFEYDSSLVYISLDAAKDLLGFAEVQATGIEVKVDDVDKADQISQRIRKLLPPPLYIRHWIEMNANLFAALKLEKTAMAVVLAMIVLVGSFSIVTTLVMLVMDKTRDIAVLMSIGASQAGIRRIFTWLGMIIGLAGTTGGFVLGLGVSLLLKRYQFIKLPEDVYPMDHLPVLLDPVDLTAIAVVSLLLCYLATVYPSRKAARLNPVDALRFE; from the coding sequence ATGTCGTACGAGCTGTTCATCGCCCTGCGGTACCTGCGCGTCCGCCCCAAGCAATCCTTCATTTCCGTCATTTCCCTGGTGGCCATGATCGGCGTGGCCCTGGGCGTGGGCTCCCTGATTGTGGTTATGGGGGTGATGAACGGCTTTTCCACCGAGCTTCGGGACAAGATGCTCGGCATCAACGCCCATGCCGTGGTGCTCTCCACCGAGGGCCGCATTCCGGACTATAAGGAAGCCCAGCGCCTGTTGGGCGAGATGCCCGGCGTGGTGGCCTCCACCCCCTTTGTGTACGCCGAGCTGATGATGTCCTCGCCCCATGGCGTCAAGGGGGTGGTGCTGCGGGCCGTGGATCCCGAATCCGCCGCCAGTGTCCTCACCCTGGACAAGGACATCCGCCAGGGGGGCAAGCTGGCCTCCCTGCAGGCCCAATGGCAGGGCCGGCCGGGCGTGCTCCTGGGCCGGGAACTGGCGGACCGTCTCCGGGTGACCGTGGGCAGCCAGGTGAATCTGCTCTCCCCCACCGGCCGCCGCAGCGCCGCCGGGTACGCCCCCAAGGTGATGATCTTCCAGGTGGCCGGCATCTTCAAAACCGGCATGTTCGAGTACGACAGCTCCCTGGTGTACATCTCCCTGGACGCCGCCAAGGATCTCCTGGGCTTTGCCGAGGTGCAGGCCACGGGCATTGAGGTCAAGGTGGACGACGTGGACAAGGCGGACCAGATCAGCCAGCGCATCCGCAAACTCCTGCCGCCGCCGCTGTACATCCGCCACTGGATCGAGATGAACGCCAACCTCTTCGCAGCCCTCAAGCTGGAAAAAACAGCCATGGCCGTGGTGCTGGCCATGATCGTGCTGGTGGGCTCGTTCTCCATCGTCACCACCCTGGTCATGCTGGTGATGGACAAGACGCGGGACATCGCCGTGCTCATGTCCATCGGCGCGTCCCAGGCGGGCATCCGGCGCATTTTCACCTGGCTGGGGATGATCATCGGGCTGGCCGGCACCACCGGCGGCTTTGTCCTGGGCCTGGGCGTAAGCCTGCTGCTCAAGCGGTACCAGTTCATCAAACTGCCCGAGGACGTTTACCCCATGGACCACCTGCCCGTGCTGCTGGATCCCGTGGATCTGACAGCCATTGCCGTGGTCTCGCTGCTGCTGTGTTACCTGGCCACGGTATACCCGTCCCGCAAAGCTGCCCGGCTGAACCCGGTGGACGCCTTGCGTTTCGAGTAG
- the lysS gene encoding lysine--tRNA ligase: MLQSLDARGELNEVIKNRVAKACTLLDEGTPLFPNSFRKDTAVADVEARFGQQDAEALALVEETFTLAGRIVGLRSFGKLAFFHLLDATGKLQICAQRDVLGTDQYSLFKKFDIGDIVGVAGRLFRTKTGELTLDATAVQLVTKSFRPLPEKYHGLKDVEIRYRQRYVDLIVTERTREIFAARTTIVKELRRFLDERGFLEVETPMMQAIAGGATAKPFLTHHNALDMQLFLRIAPELYLKRLLVGGFEKVYEINRNFRNEGISTQHNPEFTMLEFYWAYADYRKLMDLTEEMFARVATAVTGSPVITYQGQQVDLTPGAWKRLSFHESLEQVGGYSPELFTNYDKLKAFIRERGEKVIAGEKLAKLQAKLFDLGVEPKLIQPHFIYGYPTDISPLSRKSEADPSITDRYELFITGRELANAFSELNDPMDQRQRFAEQMAEKAAGDDEAMPLDEDYLRALEYGMPPAAGQGVGIDRLTMLLTDSPSIREVILFPLLRPEAEG, translated from the coding sequence ATGCTCCAGAGCCTGGATGCCCGGGGCGAGCTGAACGAGGTCATCAAAAACCGCGTGGCCAAGGCCTGCACCCTGCTGGACGAAGGCACCCCGCTGTTTCCCAACAGCTTCCGCAAGGATACGGCGGTGGCGGACGTGGAAGCCCGGTTCGGGCAGCAAGACGCCGAGGCCCTGGCCCTGGTGGAGGAAACCTTCACCCTGGCCGGCCGCATCGTGGGCCTGCGCTCCTTCGGCAAGCTGGCCTTCTTCCACCTCCTGGATGCCACGGGCAAGCTGCAGATCTGCGCCCAGCGCGACGTGCTCGGCACCGATCAATACAGCCTGTTCAAAAAATTCGATATCGGCGATATCGTCGGCGTTGCCGGCCGGTTGTTCCGCACCAAGACCGGCGAACTCACCCTGGACGCCACAGCCGTGCAGCTGGTGACCAAGAGCTTCCGCCCCCTGCCGGAAAAGTACCACGGCCTCAAGGACGTGGAGATCCGCTACCGCCAGCGGTACGTGGATCTCATCGTCACCGAGCGCACGCGGGAAATTTTCGCGGCGCGCACCACCATCGTCAAGGAACTGCGGCGTTTCCTGGACGAACGGGGCTTTCTGGAAGTGGAAACGCCCATGATGCAGGCCATTGCCGGCGGCGCCACGGCCAAGCCCTTTCTCACCCATCACAACGCCCTGGACATGCAGCTCTTCCTGCGCATTGCGCCGGAGTTGTACCTCAAGCGGCTGCTGGTGGGCGGGTTCGAAAAGGTCTACGAGATCAACCGCAACTTCCGCAACGAAGGCATCTCCACCCAGCACAATCCGGAATTCACCATGCTGGAGTTCTACTGGGCCTATGCGGATTATCGCAAGCTCATGGACCTGACCGAGGAGATGTTCGCCCGCGTGGCCACAGCCGTGACCGGCTCCCCGGTGATCACCTACCAGGGCCAGCAGGTGGACCTCACCCCCGGCGCCTGGAAGCGGCTCTCCTTCCATGAGTCCCTGGAGCAGGTCGGCGGCTACTCCCCGGAACTGTTCACCAATTACGACAAGCTCAAGGCGTTCATCCGCGAACGCGGCGAAAAGGTCATCGCCGGGGAAAAGCTGGCCAAGCTGCAGGCCAAGCTCTTTGACCTGGGCGTGGAACCCAAGCTCATCCAGCCGCATTTCATTTACGGGTACCCCACGGACATCTCCCCGCTGTCGCGCAAGAGCGAGGCCGATCCCAGCATCACGGACCGTTACGAGCTGTTCATCACCGGTCGGGAGCTGGCAAACGCCTTTTCCGAGCTCAACGACCCCATGGACCAGCGCCAGCGCTTTGCCGAGCAGATGGCCGAAAAGGCCGCCGGCGACGACGAAGCCATGCCCCTGGACGAAGATTACCTGCGCGCGCTGGAATACGGCATGCCGCCGGCCGCCGGACAGGGCGTAGGCATCGACCGCCTGACCATGCTGCTGACGGATTCGCCCTCCATCCGCGAGGTCATCCTCTTCCCCCTGCTCAGACCCGAGGCGGAGGGATAG
- a CDS encoding ABC transporter ATP-binding protein, whose amino-acid sequence MLYELCEVGRTFPGPGDGITVLNAVSLGVDTGESVAILGASGSGKTTLLHLMGGLDRPSRGVVRFQGTDMGTLDPPRLAALRNRELGFVFQFHHLLPEFSTLENVAMPGLVAGLPRQEALALAAAALERMGLGARTSHRVTTLSGGEQQRVAIARAILLSPKALLADEPTGNLDEKTGALVGHLLKELNEERGMALVVVTHNHCLARMMHRQLELSSGELYARAL is encoded by the coding sequence ATGTTGTATGAGCTTTGTGAGGTCGGCCGGACATTCCCTGGCCCTGGGGACGGGATTACGGTGCTCAATGCCGTGAGCCTGGGGGTCGATACGGGAGAGTCCGTGGCCATTCTGGGGGCCTCCGGCTCGGGCAAAACGACGCTGCTGCACCTGATGGGCGGTCTTGACCGTCCGTCGCGAGGCGTCGTACGCTTTCAGGGGACGGACATGGGGACGCTGGACCCGCCGCGGCTGGCTGCATTGCGCAATCGCGAGTTGGGATTCGTCTTCCAGTTCCATCACTTGTTGCCTGAGTTCAGCACCCTGGAGAATGTGGCCATGCCGGGTCTTGTGGCAGGCCTGCCCAGGCAGGAAGCCCTGGCCCTGGCGGCGGCGGCCCTGGAGCGCATGGGGCTGGGCGCGCGGACAAGCCATCGCGTGACCACCCTTTCCGGCGGCGAGCAGCAGCGCGTGGCCATTGCCCGCGCCATCCTGCTCTCCCCCAAAGCGCTGCTGGCCGACGAACCCACCGGCAACCTGGACGAAAAAACCGGGGCCCTGGTGGGACACCTCCTCAAAGAGCTTAACGAGGAACGGGGCATGGCCCTGGTGGTGGTGACGCACAACCACTGCCTCGCCCGCATGATGCACCGGCAACTGGAACTGTCTTCTGGAGAACTTTATGCGCGTGCGCTTTGA